One Coffea arabica cultivar ET-39 chromosome 5e, Coffea Arabica ET-39 HiFi, whole genome shotgun sequence DNA segment encodes these proteins:
- the LOC140006659 gene encoding xyloglucan endotransglucosylase protein 1-like: protein MISLAFFKASFLLQFTIIASFLLAAYAGNFYQDVAQTFGDQRFKILEGGQLLTLSLDKTSGSGFQSKNEYLFGRFDMQLKLIPGNSAGTVATFYLSSQGQGHDEIDFEFLGNSSGQPYTVHTNVYAQGKGGREQRFRLWFDPTTSFHTYSIVWNPQRIIFLVDSIPIRVFNNQESNGVPYPKNQAMRVYCSLWNADDWATQGGLVKTDWTFAPFTVSYRNFNANGCVKVPGSSACGSTNSLNNDQAWQSQGLDAKGRNRIRWVQQKFMIYNYCSDATRFPQGFPTECRGSRF, encoded by the exons ATGATCTCCCTTGCCTTCTTTAAAGCTTCATTCCTCCTGCAGTTTACCATAATTGCATCATTTCTACTAGCTGCCTATGCTGGTAATTTTTATCAAGATGTCGCCCAGACTTTTGGGGATCAGAGGTTTAAAATTCTTGAGGGTGGCCAACTTCTCACGTTGTCCTTGGACAAAACTTCAGGGTCTGGATTTCAGTCCAAGAATGAGTATTTGTTTGGAAGATTCGACATGCAACTAAAGCTTATACCAGGCAACTCTGCTGGTACCGTGGCCACATTTTAT TTATCATCCCAAGGACAAGGACATGATGAGATTGATTTTGAGTTCTTGGGAAACTCTTCTGGACAGCCTTACACAGTCCACACCAACGTTTATGCTCAAGGAAAAGGTGGCAGGGAACAACGGTTTCGCCTGTGGTTCGATCCCACAACATCCTTCCACACCTATTCAATTGTTTGGAATCCTCAAAGGATCAT ATTCTTGGTGGATAGCATACCAATAAGAGTATTCAACAATCAAGAATCAAATGGAGTACCATACCCCAAGAACCAGGCCATGAGAGTCTACTGCAGCTTGTGGAATGCAGATGACTGGGCTACACAAGGCGGCCTTGTTAAGACTGATTGGACGTTTGCCCCATTCACTGTGTCTTACAGAAACTTCAATGCAAATGGATGTGTTAAGGTACCTGGATCATCAGCCTGCGGTTCCACAAATTCATTGAACAATGATCAGGCATGGCAATCTCAAGGGCTTGATGCTAAGGGGAGAAACAGGATTCGATGGGTTCAGCAGAAATTCATGATCTATAATTATTGTAGTGATGCTACCAGGTTTCCACAGGGCTTTCCCACTGAATGCAGGGGCTCTAGGTTCTAG